One window from the genome of Hoplias malabaricus isolate fHopMal1 chromosome X2, fHopMal1.hap1, whole genome shotgun sequence encodes:
- the LOC136677116 gene encoding nuclear receptor subfamily 0 group B member 1-like, translating into MAHCGSCQCSSTSSISNNNSSNNSSILYSLLNSDAPRASHAPRSPRLTAPSTHACACGAVKRVSVRAPHSACRAACAVLVKTLKFVKSVPCFRALPAEDQRALVRRGWAPLLVLGMAQDGMDFETAETAEVSLLQRILTGGEQQDSARTRTHAHTGVALADVQTIKTFLSKCWALDISTKEYAYLKGAILFNPDVAGLQCHRYIQGLQSEAHQALNEYVKMIHGGDTARFAKLFIALSMLRSINANVVAGLFFKPVIGSVNMEELLLDMFYGK; encoded by the exons ATGGCTCACTGCGGCAGCTGTCAGTGCAGCAGCACCAGCAGcatcagcaacaacaacagcagcaacaacagcagcatcCTTTACAGCCTCCTGAATAGCGACGCGCCTCGTGCGTCGCACGCGCCTCGCAGCCCGCGCCTCACAGCCCCCTCCACACACGCTTGCGCGTGCGGCGCCGTGAAGCGTGTGTCCGTGCGAGCGCCGCACAGCGCCTGCCGGGCGGCGTGCGCCGTGCTCGTGAAGACGCTGAAGTTCGTGAAGAGCGTGCCGTGTTTCCGCGCGCTGCCCGCGGAGGACCAGCGCGCGCTCGTGCGCCGTGGTTGGGCGCCGCTTCTCGTGCTCGGCATGGCGCAGGACGGGATGGACTTCGAGACGGCGGAGACGGCGGAGGTCAGTCTGCTGCAGCGCATCCTCACCGgcggagagcagcaggacagcgcgcgcacacgcacgcacgcgcaCACCGGCGTGGCGCTCGCGGACGTTCAGACCATCAAAACCTTCCTCAGCAAGTGCTGGGCGCTGGACATCAGCACCAAGGAGTACGCGTACTTAAAAGGAGCCATCCTGTTTAATCCAG aCGTTGCAGGTCTGCAGTGTCATCGCTACATCCAGGGGCTGCAGAGCGAAGCGCACCAAGCCCTGAACGAATACGTGAAGATGATCCACGGAGGAGACACGGCGAGGTTCGCTAAACTCTTCATTGCGCTCTCTATGCTGCGCTCCATCAACGCTAACGTAGTGGCAGggctcttcttcaaaccagtCATCGGCTCCGTAAACATGGAGGAACTGCTGCTCGACATGTTCTACGGAAAGTAG